A single Glycine soja cultivar W05 chromosome 14, ASM419377v2, whole genome shotgun sequence DNA region contains:
- the LOC114383762 gene encoding uncharacterized protein LOC114383762: protein MQQSSASGSLMKQLSVKEAWKSTSSRWSGKDKYSSVGGGSIEGCEASLSQMEGFSMYGNEDNNGVVMGKKRVMVVVDHTSHSKHAMMWALTHVANKGDLLTLLHVVPTHRGSESSCSTYLVNHLGSLCKDCKPEVEVEALVIQGPKLATVMSQVKKLEVSLLVLGQKKPSPLLSCLCGSNSISSSEEFAEHCINNAECLTVGVRKRSQGNNGYLISTRWQKNFWLLA from the exons ATGCAACAAAGTTCAGCTTCAGGGTCATTGATGAAGCAACTGAGTGTGAAGGAGGCTTGGAAATCAACATCAAGTAGGTGGAGTGGGAAGGACAAGTATAGCAGTGTTGGGGGAGGGAGCATTGAGGGGTGTGAGGCAAGTTTGAGCCAAATGGAAGGTTTTTCTATGTATGGGAATGAGGACAATAATGGGGTGGTGATGGGGAAGAAGAgagtgatggtggtggtggatcacacttctcattccaaGCATGCAATGATGTGGGCACTCACTCATGTAGCTAATAAGGGTGATTTGCTCACTTTGCTTCATGTTGTACCTACTCATAGGGGTTCTGAATCTTCTTGCTCTACCTATCTTGTCAATCATCTTGGTTCACTTTGCAAAGATTGCAAGCCAGAG GTGGAAGTGGAAGCACTTGTTATCCAAGGACCAAAACTGGCCACAGTGATGAGCCAAGTGAAGAAGCTGGAGGTTTCTCTCTTGGTATTGGGCCAAAAGAAGCCCTCTCCTCTACTTAGCTG CCTGTGTGGAAGCAACAGTATCAGCAGCTCAGAGGAGTTTGCTGAGCACTGCATCAACAATGCAGAATGCTTGACAGTAGGAGTAAGGAAGAGAAGCCAAGGTAACAATGGCTACCTCATCAGCACAAGGTGGCAGAAGAACTTCTGGCTACTGGCTTAA
- the LOC114384809 gene encoding UDP-galactose transporter 1-like, translating to MEEGVICQWSVFRSLLAILQWWAFNVTVIIINKWIFQKLDFKFPLSVSCIHFICSAIGGYVVIKVLKLKPLITVDPEDRWRRIFPMSFVFCINIVLGNVSLRYIPVSFMQTIKSFTPATTVVLQWLVWRKYFDWRIWASLIPIVGGILLTSVTELSFNAFGFCAALLGCLATSTKTILAESLLHGYKFDSINTVYYMAPFATMILAIPALLLEGNGVLEWLSTHPYPWSALIIIFSSGVLAFCLNFSIFYVIHSTTAVTFNVAGNLKVAVAVLVSWLIFRNPISYLNSVGCAVTLVGCTFYGYVRHLLSQQPPVPGTPRTPRTPRNKMELLPLVNDKLDDKV from the exons ATGGAAGAAGGGGTTATTTGCCAGTGGAGCGTGTTTAGATCTCTCTTGGCTATCCTTCAGTGGTGGGCTTTCAATGTCACTGTCATTATCATCAACAAGTGGATCTTCcag AAATTGGATTTCAAGTTTCCACTGTCGGTATCCTGCATCCACTTCATCTGCTCGGCCATTGGAGGATATGTGGTGATTAAGGTGCTGAAGCTTAAACCACTGATAACTGTTGACCCTGAAGACCGCTGGAGAAGAATCTTTCCTATGTCATTTGTGTTCTGTATTAACATTGTGCTGGGGAATGTGAGCCTACGATATATACCGGTTTCTTTTATGCAGACAATAAAATCATTCACCCCAGCAACAACAG TTGTTTTGCAATGGCTAGTTTGGAGGAAATATTTTGACTGGCGTATTTGGGCTTCTCTTATCCCCATTGTTGGAGGGATTCTTCTCACGTCTGTTACAGAGCTTAGCTTTAATGCATTTGGGTTTTGTGCTGCCTTATTGGGCTGTTTGGCTACATCTACAAAGACTATCCTTGCAGAGTCTCTGTTGCATGGATACAAATTTGACAG CATAAACACTGTTTATTACATGGCCCCTTTTGCAACCATGATCTTGGCAATACCGGCTTTGTTACTTGAAGGCAATGGAGTTCTTGAGTGGCTAAGTACTCATCCATATCCTTGGTCAGCCCTGATCATTATTTTCAGCTCTGGAGTTTTGGCGTTCTGCCTTAACTTCTCCATTTTTTATGTGATTCATTCCACCACTGCTGTAACATTTAATGTTGCTGGAAACCTTAAG GTTGCTGTTGCTGTCCTTGTCTCCTGGCTAATTTTTAGGAACCCCATATCATATTTAAATTCTGTTGGATGTGCCGTGACACTTGTTGGATGTACATTCTATGGTTATGTGAGGCATTTGCTCTCCCAACAGCCACCAGTTCCAGGAACCCCAAGGACACCAAGGACTCCTAGGAATAAGATGGAGTTGCTTCCACTTGTAAATGACAAATTAGATGATAAAGTCTAA